One stretch of Streptomyces agglomeratus DNA includes these proteins:
- a CDS encoding penicillin acylase family protein has product MRRRRTGPARHRTALSAAVIALAAGLLSPLPTATADTAPDQVASPVTDHCRGQCDDILPPGQNGNATLAEILAHRVLGTRPAHSSDQMAKYDALVAGHQGLTDEKLTDFFNDGSFGVPEGQAASVIRPRDDVTITRDKATGVPHIKGTTRYGTEFGAGYAAGQDRLWLMDLFRHIGRGELTSFAGGALANQGLEQQFWPQAPYTEEDFQAQVERIRTTKGERGELAMADAQAYVDGINSYREKAKKGRYFPGEYVLTGKVDAITNIGEIKPFKVTDLIALASVVGGLFGGGGGGEVQAALSLLAAQQKYGVAEGTEVWESFRQRNDPEAVLTVNDGTRFPYAGKPENPRGTALPDRGSVTPEQLVYDREGAAKAGQAGRKDPVDAPKRLKPLQGMYDDGVLPGADFTKKRGMSNALLVSGEHTASGNPVAVFGPQTGYFAPQLLMLQELQGPGISARGASFAGVGMYVQLGRGQDYAWSATSAGQDITDTYAVELCEPGGAAPSKSSSHYLFRGACTPMEKLEKRNAWKPTLADSTAAGSYRMQVWRTKYGTVTHRATVGGKPVAYTSLRSTYRHEADSIIGFQMFNDPSYVRDAASFQKAAESIDYAFNWFYADSRTAAYYNSGMNPVRAEGVDASLPVKAEKAYEWRDFDPLFNTAAYTRPAEHPQSTGQDYYISWNNKQAEDYTAAGFGNGSVHRGDLLDDRVGKLVADGGVTRASLTRAMAEAAVTDLRGEDVLPELLKVLRSKPVTDPDLAGAVQQLESWRAAGTQRRETAQGSRTYTHPDAVRIMDAWWPLLVEAEFRPGLGDELYRELTRSLSTDEAPSAGHGPTGAHAGSAFQYGWWSYVDKDLRKVLGQRVEGPLARTYCGGGELSACRDTLLATLKQAVARPATEVYPGDESCKAGEQWCADSIVHRAVGGLTHPAMHWQNRPTFQMVAEYPSHR; this is encoded by the coding sequence ATGCGACGACGACGTACCGGTCCCGCACGGCACAGAACAGCCCTGTCGGCAGCGGTGATTGCCCTCGCCGCCGGCCTGCTGTCCCCCCTGCCCACGGCCACCGCCGACACCGCCCCCGACCAGGTCGCGAGCCCCGTCACCGACCACTGCCGGGGCCAGTGCGACGACATCCTGCCGCCCGGTCAGAACGGCAACGCCACCCTCGCCGAAATCCTCGCCCACCGCGTCCTCGGCACCCGTCCCGCGCACAGCTCCGACCAGATGGCGAAGTACGACGCCCTCGTCGCGGGCCACCAGGGCCTGACCGACGAAAAACTGACCGACTTCTTCAACGACGGCTCCTTCGGCGTCCCCGAGGGCCAGGCGGCCTCCGTGATCCGGCCCCGCGACGACGTCACCATCACCCGCGACAAGGCGACCGGCGTCCCGCACATCAAGGGCACCACCCGCTACGGGACCGAATTCGGCGCCGGTTACGCGGCGGGCCAGGACCGGCTCTGGCTCATGGACCTCTTCCGGCACATCGGCCGCGGCGAACTGACCTCCTTCGCGGGCGGCGCCCTCGCCAACCAGGGCCTGGAGCAGCAGTTCTGGCCGCAGGCCCCGTACACCGAGGAGGACTTCCAGGCCCAGGTCGAGCGGATACGGACGACCAAGGGCGAACGAGGCGAGCTGGCGATGGCCGACGCGCAGGCGTACGTCGACGGCATCAACTCCTACCGCGAGAAGGCCAAGAAGGGCCGGTACTTCCCCGGCGAGTACGTCCTCACCGGCAAGGTCGACGCGATCACCAACATCGGCGAGATCAAACCCTTCAAGGTCACCGACCTGATCGCGCTCGCCTCCGTCGTCGGCGGACTCTTCGGCGGGGGAGGCGGCGGCGAGGTCCAGGCCGCGCTGTCGCTGCTCGCCGCGCAGCAGAAGTACGGCGTCGCCGAGGGCACCGAGGTCTGGGAGTCCTTCCGCCAGCGCAACGACCCGGAAGCCGTCCTCACCGTCAACGACGGCACCCGCTTCCCGTACGCGGGCAAACCGGAGAACCCGCGCGGGACGGCCCTGCCCGACCGCGGCTCCGTGACCCCCGAGCAGCTCGTGTACGACCGCGAGGGCGCGGCGAAGGCCGGGCAGGCCGGCCGGAAGGACCCGGTCGACGCCCCGAAGCGGCTCAAGCCCCTCCAGGGCATGTACGACGACGGGGTGCTGCCCGGCGCCGACTTCACGAAGAAGCGGGGCATGTCGAACGCCCTGCTGGTCTCAGGCGAGCACACCGCGAGCGGAAACCCGGTCGCCGTCTTCGGCCCCCAGACCGGCTACTTCGCCCCCCAACTGCTCATGCTCCAGGAGCTCCAGGGACCCGGCATCAGCGCCCGGGGCGCGTCCTTCGCGGGCGTCGGCATGTACGTACAGCTCGGCCGGGGCCAGGACTACGCCTGGTCGGCCACCTCCGCCGGGCAGGACATCACGGACACGTACGCCGTGGAGCTGTGCGAGCCCGGCGGCGCCGCGCCCTCCAAGTCGTCCTCCCACTACCTCTTCCGGGGCGCCTGCACCCCCATGGAGAAGCTGGAGAAGCGCAACGCCTGGAAGCCGACCCTGGCCGACTCCACCGCGGCCGGCTCGTACCGGATGCAGGTCTGGCGCACGAAGTACGGCACGGTGACGCACCGCGCCACCGTCGGCGGCAAGCCCGTCGCGTACACCTCGCTGCGCTCGACCTACCGCCACGAGGCCGACTCGATCATCGGCTTCCAGATGTTCAACGACCCGTCGTACGTGCGGGACGCCGCGTCCTTCCAGAAGGCGGCCGAGAGCATCGACTACGCCTTCAACTGGTTCTACGCGGACTCGCGCACCGCCGCCTACTACAACAGCGGCATGAACCCGGTGCGCGCCGAAGGGGTCGACGCCTCGCTGCCGGTGAAGGCGGAGAAGGCGTACGAATGGCGGGACTTCGACCCGCTGTTCAACACGGCCGCCTACACCCGGCCCGCCGAGCACCCGCAGTCCACCGGCCAGGACTACTACATCTCCTGGAACAACAAGCAGGCCGAGGACTACACCGCGGCGGGCTTCGGCAACGGCTCGGTCCACCGGGGCGACCTCCTCGACGACCGCGTCGGGAAGCTCGTCGCGGACGGCGGCGTCACCCGCGCCTCCCTGACCCGGGCCATGGCCGAGGCGGCCGTCACGGACCTGCGCGGCGAGGACGTCCTGCCCGAACTCCTCAAGGTGCTGCGCTCGAAGCCCGTCACCGACCCCGACCTCGCCGGGGCGGTCCAGCAACTGGAGTCCTGGCGCGCGGCCGGGACCCAGCGCCGGGAGACGGCGCAGGGATCGCGGACCTACACGCATCCCGACGCGGTGCGGATCATGGACGCCTGGTGGCCGCTGCTCGTCGAGGCCGAGTTCAGGCCCGGACTCGGCGACGAGCTGTACCGCGAACTCACCAGGAGTCTCAGCACCGACGAGGCGCCGTCGGCCGGCCACGGCCCGACCGGGGCGCACGCCGGCTCCGCCTTCCAGTACGGCTGGTGGAGTTACGTCGACAAGGACCTCCGCAAGGTCCTGGGGCAGCGGGTCGAGGGCCCGCTGGCGAGGACGTACTGCGGCGGCGGCGAACTCTCCGCCTGCCGCGACACGCTCCTCGCCACCCTGAAGCAGGCCGTCGCGCGGCCCGCCACCGAGGTCTATCCGGGTGACGAGAGCTGCAAGGCCGGGGAGCAGTGGTGCGCCGATTCGATCGTGCACCGCGCGGTGGGCGGACTCACCCACCCGGCGATGCACTGGCAGAACCGCCCGACCTTCCAGATGGTGGCCGAGTACCCGTCGCACCGCTGA